In Dromiciops gliroides isolate mDroGli1 chromosome 4, mDroGli1.pri, whole genome shotgun sequence, one DNA window encodes the following:
- the S100A9 gene encoding protein S100-A9, translating into MENCSMQNALKIIVDTFHHYSARVGNPDALNKREMRQLLNKEMPHFVKNAKDLQDVPNLFRELDTNQDEDIDFKEFAVMVARLTMATHEKMHENACDKDHHSHGPGLEGPPKGQGCPK; encoded by the exons ATGGAAAATTGTTCAATGCAAAATGCCCTGAAGATCATCGTTGATACCTTCCACCATTATTCTGCCCGGGTTGGAAATCCAGATGCCCTGAACAAGAGGGAAATGAGGCAGCTGTTGAACAAGGAGATGCCACATTTCGTCAAG AACGCCAAGGATCTGCAGGATGTCCCAAATCTCTTTAGGGAGCTGGACACCAATCAAGATGAAGATATTGACTTCAAGGAGTTCGCTGTGATGGTAGCACGTTTGACCATGGCCACCCATGAAAAGATGCATGAGAACGCATGTGACAAGGACCATCACAGCCACGGGCCTGGCCTTGAGGGGCCTCCAAAGGGCCAAGGGTGTCCTAAGTAA